A portion of the Gorilla gorilla gorilla isolate KB3781 chromosome X, NHGRI_mGorGor1-v2.1_pri, whole genome shotgun sequence genome contains these proteins:
- the CPXCR1 gene encoding CPX chromosomal region candidate gene 1 protein, with product MSSPTKEGSDTAGNAHKNSENEPSNDCSTDIESPSADPNMIYQVETNPLNREPGTATSQEDVVPQAAENSELETEIQKDQREEDLKEEPLLLQIPIPRKLVSHKPLNDRSRSHSGKVEMKANNFPINHKTRFRLSTSWRVPFINNHEIRSMILHLLCDRYFSQAAGCQNTMWVKRKYIACLNHPNSFTHHERAITFRRPSKVHYYRPLTERMTSGKFCKSTDTKGKCRFRAIVRSVLFVSQMQIESIFNIKGFVDILRYIHTMNVMIINTNNGWKYFCPICGRLFNTYSELRQHSCSSSGN from the coding sequence ATGAGTTCTCCTACTAAAGAAGGAAGTGATACAGCTGGAAATGCTcacaaaaattctgaaaatgagCCTTCTAATGACTGTAGTACCGACATAGAGTCTCCATCTGCTGATCCCAATATGATCTATCAGGTAGAAACCAACCCATTAAACAGGGAGCCAGGCACAGCAACCTCCCAGGAAGATGTTGTTCCTCAAGCAGCAGAAAACAGTGAGCTCGAAACAGAGATCCAAAAAGATCAACGAGAAGAAGATCTAAAAGAAGAGCCTCTTCTACTTCAGATCCCCATTCCCAGAAAATTGGTCTCTCACAAGCCCTTAAATGATAGATCAAGATCCCACTCAGGGAAAGTTGAGATGAAAGCAAACAATTTCCCCATAAATCACAAAACTCGTTTTCGACTTTCAACTTCATGGAGAGTCCCATTTATTAACAATCATGAGATAAGAAGTATGATTCTCCATCTGCTATGTGATAGATATTTCTCTCAGGCTGCAGGGTGTCAGAATACCATGTGGGTAAAGCGAAAATATATAGCATGTCTTAACCATCCAAATAGTTTCACCCATCACGAGAGAGCCATAACATTTAGAAGGCCTTCGAAGGTGCACTACTACCGTCCCCTCACTGAGAGAATGACATCAGGAAAATTTTGCAAATCAACTGACACTAAAGGGAAATGTAGATTCCGTGCTATTGTGAGGTCTGTGCTCTTTGTGTCACAGATGCaaattgaaagtatttttaatataaaaggtTTTGTGGATATATTGAGATATATCCATACCATGAATGTTATGATCATAAACACCAATAATGGTTGGAAATACTTTTGTCCCATCTGTGGAAGGCTTTTTAACACTTACTCTGAATTAAGACAACATTCATGCAGCTCTTCTGGAAATTAA